Part of the Lotus japonicus ecotype B-129 chromosome 6, LjGifu_v1.2 genome, cgaGAGCTAGAACTGTGCATAATAGGGTATAGTTTTAGAGCAATTTATGAGTACTGTACTACACGTTATCTAATCTAAACATTGTACTTTGTATGCAATGTGTGAAGGTAAGATAACTCGATTTGTAGCTTAGCAATTTGTATAACTTAGAAGCTAGCAACGTGCGTGCGTATATTTATGAaggataaaatatttttaatataatctaTAAAGTGTATTGTATAACAATAGGTCACCGTGTACATCCAtgaagtaatgaagaaaaatacAATATTGCCACGCCATGCATACAAGAATGAAGGGAGGAAAACGACAATAAATAACAACGTATGATATTATCGGTAAACAACATAAAAAGCAGATAAGCTAATCAATCAGTGAAGTCCAGAACTGAAGCCCAAAGATAAGTGCTTCTCCAACTGAAGCAGAGTAGCTTCATTAATGAATTCAGGGGGTGGTTGTGGAAGGTGGTGGAGAGAAGAAAGGGATGGAGGGCATAGTGGTTGGGATTGTGGGAAAATTTGGGAGTGAAGTGACTGCAGGAAGTGGCGGCAGAGTGAACTTTGGAAGAGTTGGAATATTAGTGGGAATTGTAGGAAGAGATGGGATTGTAGTTGGCAATGGTGGAAGATTTCCCTGAGTAGGGAATGTTGGAATTGGAGGCAGAGTTGGCAATGCTGGTTTTGGCAGAGTTGGACTTGTCTGCAGAAGATGGCGAGCTGCTAGGCCAATGTCCATGCTTGACAAGGAAATAGCAATGAAAAAGAAAGCCAACATGATGGACTTGTAGTAGGAGGCCATGGCAAGATATGAGTTTGCCTTGTGATGAATGATATTCTGCAGAGGATTTTATTGTTTGAGATTGTGTGTATGTTCCAAGGACTAGTGGAAGGCTTTTTATAGAAAATTAATTGCGGTAGCCAAGGCCTTTGTGGCTAATACTGTTTGAGGTTTCTTCATGTTAGCTTACCTAATTCTTCCTTAATTATACAGCTTTGTAAGTTGATGAACTAGTATGTCATGTTGGTGGGGTTGGCTAGCAAAACATATATTGGAGATTCAAATGCAGGATATCCAACTTTCTTATACAAGAGAGAAAAGTATATTTTTAGTTATGTGTTTGGTAATCCGACATTGAAAACATATACTACAAACATTCGATTTTGTCTatttaaaaaacatttaaaCAGTTCACTCCAATGAACACTTCAGTTTGAAATTCCAAACAAAATAAACACCAATATTGTCTTTTAAATTTAAAGAGGAGGAAGCATCTCATCATAAAAGAAACCTTTCTGTTGTTATTTCTCATTAAGCTTACACTGGATTGGGAGTTGGAGTGCAGCCAGTCACACATTTTCCAAGCTTGGATATTAAAAGTACATGCATGGGGAATGACACACAACTTTAAAcacattattatatatattgtgCGTAAATCAAAGGTTAAAGTGAAAATATTGACGTAGGAGGAGTAGGGAAAATTAATCAGAAATGGACATTGAGGAAAGCATCCTGTGCAAGCTTCCAGTGAAGTCTCTCATGCGATTCCGCTGCGTCCACAAGTCCTGGAATTCGCTAATTTCGCGAGTTCAACCGCCACAACCTCCTTGTAAaattcaacaaactttcacctAACAACCTCCTCCTCAAGTCTTACCCACTCCCCTCCTCCGCTTCCAACGCCGTGAGTGTGACCCCGCCGCCGCTGGACCGTTTTGATTGGATTGTTGGTTCTTGCGACGGCATCATCTGTATCAGCCTCTGCTTCGCAGACACCTTTCTCCTATGGAACCCTTCCATCAGGACATTTATAGAATCGCCTCGCCACCATTGGAAGAAACACACCTAGAGGGTGATGATATAGTGCATTCATTTGGGTTTGGTTACGATCATCTCACCGAAACTTACAAGGTGGTTGCAGTTTTTTTCGAGGAAAATGAGCTAGAATCTGAAATTATGGTTCATACTGTGGGTACAGATTATTGGAGAAGGATAGAGGAGGAGTTTCCTGGTTTACCAGAAGATAACTCGGGAAAATTCGTGAGTGGAACAATTAACTGGATAACATTTGCGAATGCTATGTGGTATGTTATTGTTTCTTTTGATTTGGGGAAGGAGTCCTGTCATCAACTTTGTCTTCCTGCTGAACTTGAGGATGGATTCATTTTAGGTGTGTTGAGAGATTGCTTGTGTGTTTTTTCTGAAAATGACATGTTTTGTGATATTTGGGTCATGAAGGAGCATGGAAATGAAGAGTCTTGGACTAAATTGTTCAGCATTTCTCATGATCTTGGCCGTAACCCGCCGCTTTATATAtcggaggatgatgatgaagtaTTATTGCCTTCATTCTCGAATT contains:
- the LOC130724130 gene encoding F-box/kelch-repeat protein At3g06240-like produces the protein MEPFHQDIYRIASPPLEETHLEGDDIVHSFGFGYDHLTETYKVVAVFFEENELESEIMVHTVGTDYWRRIEEEFPGLPEDNSGKFVSGTINWITFANAMWYVIVSFDLGKESCHQLCLPAELEDGFILGVLRDCLCVFSENDMFCDIWVMKEHGNEESWTKLFSISHDLGRNPPLYISEDDDEVLLPSFSNLVVCNYEYICDMVFKIFDIQNSRVWMLPKILDEPEVYAESLISPCPLY
- the LOC130724132 gene encoding uncharacterized protein LOC130724132, translated to MASYYKSIMLAFFFIAISLSSMDIGLAARHLLQTSPTLPKPALPTLPPIPTFPTQGNLPPLPTTIPSLPTIPTNIPTLPKFTLPPLPAVTSLPNFPTIPTTMPSIPFFSPPPSTTTP